Sequence from the Leptospira noumeaensis genome:
AAAGGTCACAGGACTTGGTTGCACGGCTTCTGCCATCTGTGGGGCTTTTGCTGCCATCCAACCGAACCAATTCCGCGCGGCAACTTCTGCTATGGCAATTATGGGAATTGCTGGCGAAATGGCAAAAACCAAAACAAATTCTCCAGGAAGTTTCCAAGTGGCATTTTTAGATTCTCTCTATGAAATTGGAGCAGACACCATCAAACAAAAGTTAAATGGCGAATAAAAAACCAATCACTGGGGTTTATCTGGTAACGGATAGACCCTTATGCCTCCACCATAGTTTGGCAGAGGTAGTGCGACTTTCTGCTCTCGGAGGTGTTTCTTTTGTGCAACTTCGGGAAAAAGAAACGGACAGCCGCCAGTTTTTAGAACTAGCGAAACATTTAAAAAATATCCTTACACCTTTTTCCATTCCTCTTCTCATCAATGACCGTTTAGATATTTGTTTGGCGGCCGGAGCTGATGGAGTCCATCTGGGACAATCCGATTTACCTTGGCGGGAAGCACGCCGGATCTTAGGAAACGATGCCCTCATTGGTTTATCATTAGAAACAAAAGAGGATTATCACTCTCTCATTCAAACCCACCCGAATCCTGAGTTAGATTATTTGGCAGTTTCTCCTGTATTTGATACCAGCACAAAAACCAATACAAAACCTGCTTGGGGGTTAACGGGAGTTACTTGGCTAAAAACCCAAACAAACCTTCCCATCGTTGCGATTGGCGGCGTGAATGAATCCAATGCAGAAGCCATCGTCGAAGCAGGAGCCGATTCCCTGGCAGTTGTCAGTGCGATTTGTTCTGCTAAAGATCCAAAACTGGCAACTGAGAATTTAACGAAAAAATTCCAGTATTAGTTTGATTCTTTTTTTTCTCTTTGTTGTAAATTCCGATTCCAAATTTCAAATCCAATCCTTTCGATTGGGGAATCTTTAAAATATTCATTAAACTCTTCTTTAGTGAGAGATTTTTTTTCTAAAAACTCTGGATCTGTCCAGAAAGATCTGGGTAAAAATTCAGGTTCCGTGGTTTCCACTTTGTTTCGTTTGGCGACATTGGCATTCCAAGGACAAACCTCTTGGCAAAGATCGCAACCATACACCCAACCTTTGCGTTCCCATTTTAAAAAAGATTCCGTGGCTTCGGTTTCGCTCCGGTCTTCAATCGTTAAGTAAGAAATACATTTTCTAGCATCAATTTGGTATTCTTCGAGTGCACCTGTAGGACAAACATCCAAACACTTACGACAACTTCCACAGTGGTCAGTGATGATTTCTTCTGGTTCTGGGCCGCCTAAGTCTAAATCGGTGAGAATGGTCGAAAGAAAAAAGTAAGATCCAAGTTTTGGATGGATGAGATTTGTGTTTTTGCCCTGCCAAACAATCCCCGATTCTTTTGTGAGAATTTTTTCGGCTATTGGCAAACTATCTACCGATTGCCGGAATTTAAAACCTGGAAATTTTTCGCGAAGAATTTTTAAAATTCGATTCCCTTTTTCCTTTAGAATCAAGTGATAATCAGAACCTAACGCATAACGAGAAACTTTGGATTCCATCTGCGAAAGAATTGTTTCGCCTTCACTTGACCTATAAACAAACCCAAGGCAAATCACAGATCTTGGAGCAAGACCCAAATTTTGAAAATCGTTTCTGATGCCAACTGCATGGTCTTTGGCAAACCAATCCATATTCCCAAACCGTTCTTCCTGAATCCATTGGTCTAAATGTTCGCGGTCTGCATTTGGAATTTTTGCTTCCGCAAATCCCACCAAAGAAAATCCTTCTTTTTCACAAATGGTTTTAATTTGAGAACGAATCTGGTATACTGGATTTGTCATGGGTACAGAGGGGAACGAAGTTTATCTTACAGAAATCCAAGGCCAGTTGCCAAGCCATTTGTTTGTTCATGTCCCAAAACTAGTTTCGCTCTTCCCGCAAATAGAAGCACTGGTGACTCTTCCCAAGGGAATTCCAGATCTATTACGAAAGGGAATTTATTTTGCCCTACTCCAATCGGTGGTGAGACTTCTCGAAAGAAACACAGACCCACTCCTTCCCGAAATCCTTCCTGAGTATGGGGAACTCATTCGTTCGGTTTCCGAAACCTATTCGATCCTCAATCCCGATACAGAATCCAACTGGCTTACGGAATGCATTCAATATGGAGATAAGTCAGCTTACCATTGGGAATGGAAACATTTTGATTCACGTGAGTTGTTCTAAATTACAAACGTTCCTTCTCTAATGATTTTAAAAAATCAGGAGGGATTGGTTTTTTGGTTTTGGCCCTATAATCAAAATATACTTGTACTGTTTTTGCAGACACATAAAGTTCATTTGTTTTTTGATCACGAATTTCGTAAGAAAATTCCCAAGAAGTAGTCCCAATGGCAGATACCCAAGTTGCAACAAAAATGGAAGCTCCTGGTAATACAGATGCCTTTAAATCCATTTCCACTCGTGCCAGAACAAAAGGAATGTCATCCAAATCAACAACATTCAAATAACGATTACAAAAATCTAATCTTGCTAATTCTAAATACGTCGAATAACTTGAGTTATTGACTCGCTGCATAGGGTCCATGTCATTAAATCGAATTTGAATTTCAGTACGAATCATAGTCTTTTATTCAAATGAATCAATTTGAGATTATCTGTCATCCTTATGTTTCTATTTGGATTTGGATCTTTACCGAACGCAAACCCCTACGCGAAGCAGAACCATTACCGATACTTGGTTCTAAATACGTTTGATTCATTTTATCTTTAGGAATTCCTAAAGAAACCAAATACCGTTCCACCGTTCGGACTCTATCTTTTACCAAACGTCGGTTTTTTGCCAAAGGGCCTGAGGCATCTGCTGAACCAGTTAAACTGATATATCCTATTTGGGAGAGGATAGAAGGATCCAAGTTTGTTCGTAAGGTTTCTATCGAATCTTTTTCCAATTGAGAAGAATCAGCACTAAAAAAAACAGAAAATTCCCGGATATCCGATACGAATACTTTCGTATTTTTTTCCAGTGCTTGCGGTGTTTCTTTGCGTAAAGGAAGTGCATAGCTGTTAGTTTTTGGACTTTTTCTCCAAATCCAAAGAAGGAGAAAACCTATTCCGACTAACATTAGGGAAATCCAAACCATCTTACCTTAGACTTACCTCAGATTCGTGGAAATTTATTTCAAACGAGTGGACAAATTCAGGAAACTTTAGTAGAATAACTAGCTATGAAACCAATGCGAAAAATTTTAATCATCTATTCATTGTCAGTGGGGATGGCTTTCGGCTGTAAACCAGCAGAACTATCGAACACTTGTGATGCAAAAACAAAAGAATACTTCCAAGCCTCGGTCATTCGTTATCTCTCTGGTGACAGATCCCCTTCTTGCCTTCCCTCATTTGATTTTCAAGACTTATGGGGTGTTTATCAAGGTTCCGTCACAACTACTGTCAATGCCATCACAAGTTATAACGACCAAATCATCATAGGAGGAGATTTCCGATATGTTGGTCCTTCCACGGGGAATGTTGTTTATTTAGAAACAGCCAATGGAAAGTTATTACCCAATCGTTATTGCCCTTACTTAAAAGTTGTTGGGTCTACTGGTATCGCCATCTCGGATGGTAATGGTGGCTTTTATATTGGAGGTGAATTTTTTGCAGTCCAAGGCGTTGAAAAGTTTAGTATAGCCCATATCCTTCCTGGTTGCCAATTAGATCGTAACTTTACAGTTCTCAATGATAATAATAAAAGTATATATACCTTATTACTCGCAGGGGATTTCCTCTATGCAGGTGGATACTATACAGACGACAATAGTGGTTATCTAGTCCGAGTGAATCGATATACAGGTGCCTTGGACACTTCGTTCACACCAAATCCGAATACCCTAGTGTCCGATTTGGAAACCGATGGAGACTCTCTTTATGTTTGTGGTGATTTTACAAATATCGGTGGTTATGCGAAAACTGGCCTAGTTAAATTTTCTCTCTCCACTGGTCTTGTCATACCTTCTTTTACTACGACAATCAACGGAGGTAGTTGTTTAGACTTATACTACGGAACTAATGCCAATGGGAGTCCCGTTATCTATGCCGTTGGTGATTTGACAACCCCAACCTTTAGTAACGCCATATCTCTTTTTCCCGATGGAACATTAACCACATGGAATCCTAATCCCAATGCTAAGGTCAATTCCATCCAACAGTATAATAATACGATATATTTAGGTGGTGATTTTACCACCATCAACGGAGGAACGACTGCTCGTCATTTAGTCTCTGTCAATAATGGTACGGGTTCTGCCATCAGTACAAATTTTGCAATGAATACCGCTGAGCCTGTCGCAACCCTACAAATCATCGAGAATACATTATACTTAACCGGAGAATTTACATCCGTAAAATCTGTTCCGAGAAACTATGCTGCGGCACTTTCTTTGCCGGATGAATCCGTCACTGCCTTTAATCCAGCCTATGATGGTGTCCTCGCTAATCCTGGTTCGGGGATTGTATCGGCAGGAAATGGGGTCGTACTATTTACCTCCAGTCGTTCCACAATCAATGTTACCTCCCGAAATCATTTTGCCGTTTTGGATGAAGTGACAGGGACACCGATCGAAGGAACACCTAACTTTGATTTTCCGATCAAGACCCTGCATAGAGTAAACAACCGACTTTTTGTCGGCGGATCTTTTACCAGTATCGCTGGGCAATCAAGGAACCGATTTGCCATTTTGGATTTACCAAATTACCAAATAAGTCCTATTAACACTGTCCTTTCAGGCAGTCCCGATATCCGCACGATCACTAGCGATGAATCACAAATATATGTAGGAGGATTCGGTTTAGCCAATGTAAACTCTCAAGTTAGAAACGGAGTCTTTGCATTGAACTCAAATGACTTTTCCCTTAGTGGATGGAATCCTAATCTTGGGTCAGGGAGTAGTGGCGAAAGTATTTTAGTCGTAAATGATAGTGTTTTTATAGGTGGGAGTTTTTCTGAAATCAATGGAGTGGCTAACTACAATAACTTCCAAGCCGTAGATAAAATCAATGGTACAAGGAGAGATATCCCTTCACCTAATAATGACCCCGTGAGTTTAGTGTACAACCTAACTTTAGCAGGCACAAAAATTTATATGGGTGGTTTTTTTAATAGTATCAGTGGTATCGGAACTTTTAATAACACCGCTGTTTATGACTTAATTTCGCAGACTTACGTACAGCCAAACCCTGTGAGCGCAGACAATATGGTAAATCATGTTGCAGCATACCCTGATGGGAACATCCTCATTGGAGGATCCTTTACTGTTTTAAACGGTATTCCTAATAACTATTCTCTAGGAGTTTTTAATACTAACACCAATACACTTTCTCCTTGGAAAGCGTCTATCAACGATGTGGTTTATACATCCATGAATAAAAATGGAAAATACTATTTAGGTGGAGCATTTACGATTGCACACAAGAGAAGTAATGGTGGACTCGTTCGGTCTAGTCTAAACGAATGAAAGAATAATCAAACTCTCACCTAAATCCTATCTGTAGATTCGAATGTTCTAATTGGAATTTCCGATTCAAAAAATAAATCCGCGGAACTTTTGTTACTATTATATCCATTCAAAACACTAGACATTAAAATTAAAATCGAAACTCTGTTCTCATGTTTCGATCTTTTTCTCTCTCGTGCATCTACGTAGTTTCGTTTGCTACATTTACCCTCTGTAAACCAGCGGAACTTGAAAACACATGTGATGTTCGTTCTAAATCGTATCTATTAGCATCTGTCATTCGGTATGCAACAGGTGATCGCTCTCCTTCCTGTTTGCCTGCGTTTAGTTTTTTTGACGAGTGGGGAGTGTATGGCTCTACTGCTAAAATCGATTCCATTGTCAGCTATAATAACCAAATCATTGTCGGTGGAAATTTTTCCAGTATCGGGTTTCCGACTGGGAGTGCCGCTTTTGTAGATGCACAAACGGGAGCTGTGGTTCCTAATCGGTTTTGTCCCTTCTTAAAAGTAAAAGGTATTACTTATGTAGCAATTTCTGATGGGTCAGGCGGATTTTATATTGGAGGTGACTTTACTCACGTACAAGGAACTGCAAGGAGCCAAGTAGCACGAATATTACCAGGTTGCCAATTGGATTCTAACTTTATACCTGATACAAGTACATCACGGATCGTCACTGCACTCGCAATTCTCGGCGACCAATTATATGTTGGTGGGCAATTTGTTAATTGGGGAACCGGGAGTCAGGTCAATATAGTTTCTCTCAATCGTGAATCAGGCAAACTCAATACAAATTTTTATACGGGGACCATTGATGCTGATGTTTTGGACATAGTCACTGATGGATCTTCCCTGTTTATAGGAGGTAATTTCCAAAACATTGCGGCAGGGGTTCGTTATGGAGTTGCAAAAATATCACCTAACACAGGGGTTGTGGACACAAGTTTCACAGGCCAAGTCCAAGCAGGTGGTACTGTCAACGATCTACACTTAGGAACAGATACATCGGGAAATCCAGTATTGTATGCGGTTGGATTTTTTTCTGGAGCCAAACCCAATGCCAAATCCTTTTACTTAAACGGAGTCGAAACCTCCTGGGCACCTAGTACCAACTTTACAGTAAACTCTGTTTCTCAGTATGAGAATACAATTTATTTAGGAGGTGAATTTACAACTGTCAAAACGGTAACACCTGCAAATTATTTAGTAGGAGTTGATAACAATACTGGTAATGTCATCCAAAACAATTTTGGGATCAGTGGGAATGTAACTTCTGCAACTGTCATTGGAAATAAATTATACGCACTCGGAGAATTTGCAGAAGCCAAAGGCCAAACAAGAAATTTTGCTGCGGGTTACGACCTACCGAATCATAATTTAAATGATTGGAACCCTTCTTTTTTGGATAGTATTTTTACCCCGGTAGGCTCCGTTGTTGCGGCGGGTTCAACAGTGATGGTTGTGAGTAACAACCAAGCTGTCAATTTAAAACCATATAAACATTTTGTTGTCATTGACGATTCCACAGGTTCACCTATCGGTGGAACACCTAACTTTGACTTTCCGATCAAATCCTTACATATAAAAAACAACCATCTCTTTGTCGGTGGAAGTTTTGAACATGTAAACGGAATTCCAAGAATCGCACTAGCCATTTTAGATTTACCTACCTACCAATTAAATCAAGCCAACTTGAATATTCTTCCCGCTGGATCAGAAACAAGAACAATCACAAGTAACGACACCCAAATTTTTTTTGGAGGTGCAGGGATGAGCTCTGTGAATGGACAAACACGAAATGCTCTAGCATCCATCAACGCGGAAAATTTTTCGCTAACAAACTGGTTTCCTAACTTAGGAGGCAGTGCTACCTCTCTTTTGGTTTTAAATGATGCTGTCTATATCGGTGGTATTTA
This genomic interval carries:
- a CDS encoding delta-60 repeat domain-containing protein, whose amino-acid sequence is MFRSFSLSCIYVVSFATFTLCKPAELENTCDVRSKSYLLASVIRYATGDRSPSCLPAFSFFDEWGVYGSTAKIDSIVSYNNQIIVGGNFSSIGFPTGSAAFVDAQTGAVVPNRFCPFLKVKGITYVAISDGSGGFYIGGDFTHVQGTARSQVARILPGCQLDSNFIPDTSTSRIVTALAILGDQLYVGGQFVNWGTGSQVNIVSLNRESGKLNTNFYTGTIDADVLDIVTDGSSLFIGGNFQNIAAGVRYGVAKISPNTGVVDTSFTGQVQAGGTVNDLHLGTDTSGNPVLYAVGFFSGAKPNAKSFYLNGVETSWAPSTNFTVNSVSQYENTIYLGGEFTTVKTVTPANYLVGVDNNTGNVIQNNFGISGNVTSATVIGNKLYALGEFAEAKGQTRNFAAGYDLPNHNLNDWNPSFLDSIFTPVGSVVAAGSTVMVVSNNQAVNLKPYKHFVVIDDSTGSPIGGTPNFDFPIKSLHIKNNHLFVGGSFEHVNGIPRIALAILDLPTYQLNQANLNILPAGSETRTITSNDTQIFFGGAGMSSVNGQTRNALASINAENFSLTNWFPNLGGSATSLLVLNDAVYIGGIYISLNGDNSIANYRAVDTNTGLVLPLPSTSDYPNSDVAAQTYFDGKIYLGGIFSMIGASTFNNFAMYDTNTKSYISPNPIYANGHVYSITPSPDGKIVVAGSFTGLNGSTTNNYLSAFDSKTNTVLPWFPNMDNTGFKSIYLNGKWYIGGEFKNAFNKPYGGFFTSDLTEK
- the queG gene encoding tRNA epoxyqueuosine(34) reductase QueG, with amino-acid sequence MTNPVYQIRSQIKTICEKEGFSLVGFAEAKIPNADREHLDQWIQEERFGNMDWFAKDHAVGIRNDFQNLGLAPRSVICLGFVYRSSEGETILSQMESKVSRYALGSDYHLILKEKGNRILKILREKFPGFKFRQSVDSLPIAEKILTKESGIVWQGKNTNLIHPKLGSYFFLSTILTDLDLGGPEPEEIITDHCGSCRKCLDVCPTGALEEYQIDARKCISYLTIEDRSETEATESFLKWERKGWVYGCDLCQEVCPWNANVAKRNKVETTEPEFLPRSFWTDPEFLEKKSLTKEEFNEYFKDSPIERIGFEIWNRNLQQREKKESN
- a CDS encoding acyl-CoA thioesterase gives rise to the protein MIRTEIQIRFNDMDPMQRVNNSSYSTYLELARLDFCNRYLNVVDLDDIPFVLARVEMDLKASVLPGASIFVATWVSAIGTTSWEFSYEIRDQKTNELYVSAKTVQVYFDYRAKTKKPIPPDFLKSLEKERL
- a CDS encoding LIC_11502 family protein, with translation MGTEGNEVYLTEIQGQLPSHLFVHVPKLVSLFPQIEALVTLPKGIPDLLRKGIYFALLQSVVRLLERNTDPLLPEILPEYGELIRSVSETYSILNPDTESNWLTECIQYGDKSAYHWEWKHFDSRELF
- the thiE gene encoding thiamine phosphate synthase, with product MANKKPITGVYLVTDRPLCLHHSLAEVVRLSALGGVSFVQLREKETDSRQFLELAKHLKNILTPFSIPLLINDRLDICLAAGADGVHLGQSDLPWREARRILGNDALIGLSLETKEDYHSLIQTHPNPELDYLAVSPVFDTSTKTNTKPAWGLTGVTWLKTQTNLPIVAIGGVNESNAEAIVEAGADSLAVVSAICSAKDPKLATENLTKKFQY
- a CDS encoding OmpA family protein; the encoded protein is MLVGIGFLLLWIWRKSPKTNSYALPLRKETPQALEKNTKVFVSDIREFSVFFSADSSQLEKDSIETLRTNLDPSILSQIGYISLTGSADASGPLAKNRRLVKDRVRTVERYLVSLGIPKDKMNQTYLEPSIGNGSASRRGLRSVKIQIQIET